ctgaactgaaatctatgaacagcattcgaacgtaggagtctttgcagtccaggtgtgtgagggccagatggagggttgtggtgatggcgtcgtccgtgaaacggttaggacgatacgcaaactgcaaggggtccagcgagggtggtagctgtgacttgatgtgcctcatgacgagcctctcgaagcatttcctcacggttggtgtgagtgtgacgggacggtagtcattgaggcaggaaaccgtggacttctttggcacagggacgatggtcgttgtcttgaggcacgtagggatgatggagctgctcagcaagatgttgaagatgtcagtgaagacatctgctagctgctctgcacactccctgagaactctgccaggaatgttgtctggtccagcagacttccgtgggttaactctgcatagagcaTGTGCCgagagtctctgctgttctggaagtggccgtggattctctgggcgtgtgcatgcttcgcctctctgatggctcgggacagtttggcccttgctgtttttaaggccgccctgtcccccgatctgaaggcagagtctctcgacttcaggagagcacgcactttcacagtcatccacggcttctggttggagcgtgttgtgatggtcttggagacagtcacgtcatcgatgcatttcccgatgtagccggtcactgatgccgtgtattcctccaagtcaatagagttgccattggttgcagcctccctaaacatgtcccagtcagtgcactcaaaacagtcctgaagagcagagatggctcctgctggccaggtcttaacctctttcagaaccggtttagagtgTCTGACgagaggtctgtatgctggaatcaacataacagagatgtggtctgagtagccgaggtgggggcggggctccacacgatacgcgccgggaatgtttgaataaacaacatccagcgtgttcgtccctctcgtagcaaagtccacatgctgatggaatttagggagcactgttctgagatttgcatgattgaaatctccggcgatgatgaacagtccgtcggggtgagcattctgcagctcgctaatagctccatacagctcacacagagccttcttagcattagcgctgggtggaatgtacactccgataatgaaagtagtggtgaattcccggggtaaataaaaaggtctgcatctaacagtcacaaactccactaccgatgagcagtaattagacacaagcacagagtccttacaccattccgtgttgatgtaaacacacacaccgccaccgagtcttaccgcacagagctgcattcctgtcggcacgaaacacggttagcccggctagctgaatggcggcgttcggaactctgtcgctgagccacatctccgtgaaaacaaagacgcagcagtctctgaactcacgccatgtagtttgctggagtcggatgtagtccagtttattatccagtgagcagacgttggacaagatgatggaagggagtgccggccggctagggttggttgttggcctagcacggacacccgcccgtttaccgcgcttccgcttccttgaacaacgcttgcgacgtcctctctcccggccactGGCAACAGGCGAcgccgaggactgaaggcctggtcttcgcagcaagccgagttcgcgaagtttgcagagtagttcatcatgcaagttagtaagtgcatgatttctgtaccgtaatatcatctggcggtcgtatacatgaacaccactgactTTGGCGTCCATACACTTTAAATTtagcgctaaaacaaaaagaaagcaccattttggttccatattggccgctgcgtgctactgccgcgccgccatcttggagcAAATCTAGGTGAAGCCGGAGCAGCTCAGCAGCCGAGTACTGGAGCAATCCTTTCACAGGTTTGTAGACAGGCAACAGGAGAAGACAAACGATGGCATACCAGAAATAAATCCAGCCGACCCACATTGTAGACAAAAACTCAGATAGCTTAAGTAACAAGGTGAACAGACCAGGGAAGAGTTtggaaacaaaacacaaacaaacacgttGCCAGAGAGCAAGCATGCGCTAGCGTCCACTCAACTGGAAAAGTACTGCTTCCCTAACAGCAAACAAGACTAAAGGTGTACCCTCATCCCAATCCTAACCCATAACCATACAATATTTGCGAAGCATAGACTTTAATGTCTGATGGAACCTTTCTAAGGCCCAGAGGGGTGATAGCCACTCGAAAACTTTTGAGAAATTTTCAAGGTTTTTAATACTTGAGTAAAGAGATTTGACATAAAAATTTGTACCTTGGTCAGTCTGTACAACTGTGGGCAGTCCAAACAATGAAAAGAACTTCACCATCGCCTTGATTATTACAGGCGCCGTGATTTTCCTAAGCGGAAACACTTTAGGAAAATGCGTTGCTGCACATATCATTGTTCTTAGCCATTCATGGGTGTGACTGAGATGAAGCTTTCTGACACTGGGGCAAAGCAGCCCCAGAACATAACCAAgcctcctccatgtttcatatTAGGTagtgttcttttctttgtatgcttcatttttgtgtctgtgaacATAGAGTTCCAgttttctctcacctgtccAAAGGACATTCTCCTGTAAGCTTTGTGGCTTTTCAATCTTGGCAAATTCACATCTTGCTTTATGATTTACCTTCAAAAGAGGAGTCTTCCTTCCATCTTCCTTTAAGTCCACTTTGGCTCAAACAGCAACCCCTAATATCTTTAGAAATTGTTCTGGGCTCTTTGTTTATCATTTGTATTATCAGTGTCTTCAACTTGTAATCCATTTTCCTCTTGTGGCCACTTCCAGGGAGGTTGGCTACAGTCCTGGGGACATTAAACATCTGAATAATATGTGCAACTGTATTTACAGAAACATCAAGCTGCTTGGATATGGTCTTATAGCCTTTACCTTTAACATGCTTGtcaatttttttccttctaatcTCCAGAGGCAACTCTCTCCTTAGCTATCTGTGCTgcatgttcagtgtggtgtagaCCATGATAACAAACAGCAAAGTGACTACTTTTCAccctttaggcagactgactgattACAAGTTTGAAGACACCTGTAATGCTAATTACAGAACACACTTTAGTTTAACATGTATCTATGGTCAAATTATTTTCAATCTTTTCTAGGGGTACCATTTTTGTACAAGCcagtttcattatttttttaatgcttctgttgaaccacaattcaaaagcaatatCTGATTTTCAGTAGTCCATTTtaagtaatttttttatttattattacttttgtcagtttcaggtcatttcagtgaccattctgggtttttatttctttaatggaaggaaTTGGaaggacaaaattgttggtaccccaacaattttgtccatgtgtgtacATCTAGACTGTTCTCTATTCTGGCaacaaggtggtggaatgaacctcccctagatgtctgaacaaCTGTGtaactggctgtcttcaaatgatGGCTCAATACCTACCTCTTTCTGAAGCAcataaactagctcttattttctttctttgttttatgcatttaaataaaaatagtactATATTTCCTCCCAATACAATTTTCAGTTTGATGATATTCTATGTCTGTGATATATTGAACCAATGTTGATGTATTAATTGAtcgactttaaagcactttgtaCGTTGCCCTGGATAAggggtctgccaaatgccagaaatgtaaatgtgatgctAAATAGCACTAACAAAACCCTGAAGCAATTGTAATTTCATAtgtatttaattcatttgaatAGATATGTTATATTACTGAACATTAATTTAAAGTTGTACCAGTGTCAGTTTCTGATAAAAATGTGTGATGAGACTAAGACTGGGAGATTTATATTTTAGTGGTGCAAACCACACAGTGGCGGACTGTCAGgaccagcaaggccttctctcctggcctaaacagcagtgaactgaatcactgacttgcattttactacatttaatataatttttccatgaatgtgtattaaattaggCCTAGATAAAGTCATCTGCCTTAAGTATCCTATAACCAGAGCACTTTCAGGTTTCTCAACAAGTGCTGAAAAGAGCAAACCATCTAAAAGGTATGATGAAATGGAGAGAAGTACATTATCTTTGTGGCATAAGTAGAGTAAGTCACATTTATATGTGGTTTTTCTTTACTTCTTGACTCTTTTTGGTGACATTTGTGAGGAGAAAAGGATCACATATAAAAGAATTGTTTCATTGCTCATTAAATAAGGACACTAGCATCTTATTCATAGTCAGAATTTAACTCCACAGTAGTTATGTTGAGTGTTTTTTACAGTACATGTTTGATAAACTTGTTTACATACATATGAGGGATTAATCCAAATTATTTCAATCCCAAAAAGCAATTCATCTATGACTTTCTCTCACTGCCCAAATGCTCATTTACTACAGCATCCAAAATAACATCATGCATGTGTCCAACTATCCAATATTCTgctccttatttatttatttatttatttatttatttatttatttatttatttatttatttatttattttttggtttctTGGTTTGAACCTACATTTTAAGGATGATTGGTTGGTACTTTCATATCATTAGGTCATTAtccttttttaaaagaaagaaaagtcaaAATGGAAATCCCTTCCTGTCAGCTGTGATGTAAATTCTTATCATTTGTTTGTCTTAAGACGAGCACtaatttgtgtatatgagagaaTGATGGAGCAAAAGAATTGGTTTAGCTATTTAAGCAGTGAAGACCTGCAGGAGAGCTCAGGATCTAAAAACAACCTCAGATATTAACATTAAGGTATGTTTTGATGTCAGGTGATTAATTAGCATTATCATTTAGATGTAGTTGTTTGGTTATGGTCTAACAGTTCTTTCTcctgtttaattaaaatgtctttttgtAGGTTTAAACATACAGATGTAGTTTTAAAAATGAACAGgtgtattataattattttgtttgAAAGCCATGGAAGATTTGTGTGGCTAAGTGTCATTGTTTTGATAAATGACTGAAGTCTGTTTAATGTGTGACTAAATTCTAGTGGTTTTGAATGTGCTGCAGTGTTGTATGGTATTTAGTGCTGCTGTCACTGAAATTATGAAGCTGAAGTGTTGTCACCCTAAAGACACTTAACAATAATAGCATTTACAGCAGGACACAAATGTCATGAATTGTCTTGTGGCAGAGATGGCTTACAGTGACAGCATCATGTTTAAGTAACTTGAGCAGCTTGGTATCTTTAAgtcttttaaaatcttttttactCCAGAGTCATATTCGTCATGAAGCAGaacctttttcttctttatttcacTGGTGAGTGTATTTCTACACAAACTaggacacacacatggacatatTTACAGTGAACCACCTTGTGATTCAAATATAATTGCATTagtctttttaaaaatgtatttataaaaacattttaaagtccATCAGGGAGCAGCCTGGGGGAACAGTGCCTAGCGTTCTTTGGTTGATCCAGTGGTGTGATGAAATTTAATCcacaatttgtttgttttattatccAATAACTGAACATTTGCCAGTAAAATACTTATAGTATACATATAGAGATgaagcacttttttttgcattgtgcaaAGAACATAAGCACATCTGCCTGTTTTGCATGTCCTTTTGTTCTGCACATACTCTTATGTCTTTAATAGTGGGAGAATTCATCCATGGTTAGGATGAAAGTTCATTAGCATAGCCAGTGTGactacctgcatgtttttggacagagTGAGGAAGCTGGAGAATGTGGAGGAAATATTGTCTAAAAATGCAAACTTccagacagacagtaacctgaactcaaAGTTGTGAGGTGGCAATGATACACCATGACttcattaatataaaatcaAATTTTGAGATTAGTATATTTATTAGGGATGACAcaagaaacattttaaaaaataataaaataaaataaaagatttagtaggcatccaaaaaaaaatccattctgTGCACAGACACATATAATTACCTTGGTTTTTGCAGCTCCCGGTGATACAGCTGGTAATATCTCCAAAATGCTCCTTTAACCTGGAATAAATATtcgtttttatgtattgttttattgataTGTAAGTTTTTATGTGGATAAGTCTACTAGGTGTGCCAAATGTCTTCATTCATAAGAGACTATGTATGCCAGCACCATGCCATTTGTGCCTCCACTTCTCCATATGTGGCAAAGAGTTAGATGGTAAATCACATGCAGGGGAAATATTCAGTATTATTAAAACTAGCTAAGGGCTGGAGCAAGCCATCTGTACTCCTACACTATTTCTTTTATTGCCCTcactattttcattttcttgggTGCATTACAAAGAGTATTACATCACCAAGCTGATAAAAAAGATTGGATAGTTGGACTCTTTATCAGCAGAGCTTTTGTCAAAGTTCTACCAGTGCCTGATGTATTGTATTAAAAGTGTATTCTGTAATCCTAGAACAAAGTATCACCAACAGGTCTTGTTCCAGTCATCGTATCCACCCTGCAAACAATTTCACACAATTATTACGTGATTATGACAAAAAAGTCGTGGCCTGATGCACAGAATTATTGCAGGATGATGTACACTGACCTGGCAACAATCGTAAGTGATGCAGATTATTTACAGCTAAAGAAAGAATTAACAAGGAAAGGACTGGTAGATCCTGCCTGGGTAGGATTGTACGACACTGTTGATAGCTGGTACTGGTCCTTGAATAACATCCTGCTGAAGAAAATCAATTTTATGAATTGGTCCCCGGGAGAGCCTAATAATTATGCTGGGAAAGAACTGTGTGGTATAATAATAGGGACAAATGGATACTGGGCAGATAAACCTTGTACAGGACTAAGACCCTTCATATGCTACAATGGTGAGTCAAAATCCTTAACCTTAGCTATACATACCTTTGACAGCCAATAAATTATACTGTCTTATTATCTGAGTGCATGATTGGATAGTAAATATGAGTTGActgaacaaagcaaaaaaaagcaaatgaatGTGAAATagtgcactgtacaaaaagtacACAAATGTAATAAATTGAAAGTCTTTTGAGTTGTGTTGCATCATATTTTCAGTACAGAGACATTATTTGTTGTATTTCAATATCTAATAATTcctatttttaacattttatttatttcacagctAATTTCAGTGGTGCTGACAGATTTATCGGTGTTGCCAGTCCTCTGTTGTCCTGGAGTGGAGCTCAAGATTACTGCCGAAAATATCACACAGACTTGGCCAGCTCTCTTAACAGCTCAGATCAAGCCATGTTAATGCGGGTGTCTAATATCCAGGGTGATTCCTGGTTTGGGTTATCCAGAGACAGTTGGAAGTGGTTAGAGGGGGCCAATGCTTCAAAAGTGAAGTGGTACCCAGGACAACCCAGTAATAATTGGGGCAATGAGTACTGTGCAGGAATCTTTAATGGACTGTTCTTCGATGAACCATGCGCCACCTTGCGCTATTTCATCTGTGACACCAGTAAGTCTTTTTTCCTTGCCTGCTTATAACTAAGCTTTAGTAACAGTTTCACACTAAATTTATACTAAACATCAATCATGTGTTTACAGTCACATTTAAATGTACAGTAAGTCCCAAAAGCTAATGTTATAATGatgatacattttatttttttttgcttatacacaccttcaacctaaaatacagtatataaacagccTTATCTGCAACCCATATGAAGGATTAAAATTTAAGTAAAGACTATGAATTAACTGATTACATAAACAAAATTTTTTGACACTTAATGGCTCTATGTGCAATTAAGGAAAACTTAACTGGTTTTCATAAGTTCTTTTACAGAATAAacataatagagagagagagagagagagaaagaaatgactGTGTTTGTTCCAGTTTCTCCAGTGAGGAGTCAGACAGTGAAACTGCAGGTGAAGTCTGATGTCCGTGTGTTTGATCCTGCTGTGCAGTCATTTATTTTAGATCAGGTGAGTTACAGGATGTCTCTAAAAGTTTATAAAATTTATTGCGCAATGCCACAGTTAACATTTTTTCACCACTCACCTGAACAAATGTCTTATTAATCTTAAGCATTTTGTGCTTGTTTTCCTTTTATTAATTGTCCTTGTTATTGtaaattatttctctttttgGATTGAGTAAGTAAAAGTGATTCTGCTCTTCAGATAAAGCAGACACTGAAAGAACATCTCGTGATGGAGAATGCCACAGTGACCTGGAGGGTGCAGCCAGATGGAAACATCTTCCataagaaaaaacaagaaactaTAGCATCAAAATGCTGAAATATTTATCCTATATTTATCCTACAACACTTAATCTTTAAAGTAGTAGTAACTCATTTTCATATAATAGATATATGTGATAGAACCCATTAATAAACTTTGTGTACTTTGAAAATTCATATATGTGCTTAGCATGATTATTGTAATTTCTTTTAACTGACTAACActgacttgtttatttttatggaaGTTCCCATGTGGGAAAAGGAAATGTAGCATCAAACTGCTGAAATATTTATCCTACAACACTTAAAATTTAAAGTAGTAGGCTTAGTAAATCATTTTCATATAGAAGATAGAAAATGTGACAGAGCCCATTAATAAACTTTGTGCACTTTGAAAATTCATATATGTGCTTAGGaagattattgtttttttttttttgtttatttgttttacaaGGTAGCACTGACTTTATATTATCATTTGTTTCTATTTTCTGTATCTTCAGACATTGTGCATTATGCTTGTTTTGGTTCACTACTATTATTTCATGATgaccatttattttaaaacacactcaatttattatatttctgttaCTTTGATTTCTGCCAATACTAACAGATGgatgtttctctttttctggcTCACAGTAAATAATTATCACTTTCTGTGAATTCTGtgattatatataatatgtaattttcctctctctttttaaaaatgaaaagatccCAGTGGGATCCATTCTTGAGCCTTGGGGGCATGGTTGGATGGTTGGTACTGTGGCTATGGCCAGTGCATCCATGACAgtaaaattcaaattcaaattttattcatcacatatgaaatcatacacagtatgacatatagtgaaatgctttttacaactgtcctacatttgaagaaagaaaatagtaaaaattaaagtgtgtggacatgaaaaataaagggatatagttaaaatatatagagaaaaataggTATTATTAAaggtagaaattaaagacaaaataattgtgaaaaaccaATAGTTATCaaatatgcatatgcaaatatgtgtatatatatatatatatatatatatatatatatatatatatatatatatgtatataaatataaatataaacagtaaatataatatagtataatatatagtatatataaataaataatatatatatatatatatatatatataatatatatagaaagatacaatatatacatatatgtagatGGACAAATTTGAATggtatgacaataaataaatacagtatgtacagtacagtgtgcatatgtaagataaatatacactatattgccaaaagtattcgctcacccatccaaataatcagaatcaggtgttccaatcacttccatggccacaggtgtataaaatcaagcacctaggcatgcagactgtttttacaaacatttgtgaaagaatgggtcgctctcaggagctcagtgaattccagcgtggaactgtgataggatgccgcctgtgcaacaaatccagtcgtgaaatttcctcgctcctaaatattccacagtcaactgtcagctgtattataagaacgtggaagtgtttgggaacaacagcaactcggccacgaagtggtaggccacgtaaactgacggagcggggtcagcggatgctgaggcgcatagtgcgaagaggtcgccaactttctgcagagtcaatcgctacagacctccaaacttcatgtggccttcagattagctcaagaacagtgtgcagagagcttcatggaatgggtttccatggccgagcagctgcatccaagccatacatcaccaagtgcaatgcaaagcgtcggatgcagtggtgtaaagcacgccaccactggactctagagcagtggagacgcgttctctggagtgacgaatcgcgcttctccatctggcaatctgatggacgagtctgggtttggcggttgccaggagaacggtacttgtctgactgcattgtgccaagtgtaaagtttggtggagggggattatggtgtggggttgtttttcaggagctgggcttggccccttagttccagtgaaaggaactctgaatgcttcagcataccaagacattttggacaattccatgctcccaactttgtgggaacagtttggagctggccccttcctcttccaacatgactgtgcaccagtgcacaaagcaaggtccataaagacatggatgacagagtctggtgtggatgaacttgactggcctgcacagagtcctgacctcaacccgatagaacacctttgggatgaattagagtggagactgagagccaggccttctcgtccaacatcagtgtgtgacctcacaaatgcgcttctggaagaatggtcaaaaattcccataaacacactcctaaaccttgtggacagccttcccagaagagttgaagctgttatagctgcaaagggtggactgacgtcatattgaaccctatggattaggaatgggatgtcacttaagttcatatgcgagtcaaggcaggtgagcgaatacttttggcaatatagtgtatattatacagtatatataaggcaaatataaatgtccaattgaacaggactatcagggagtaaagtgacggtgcagtgtgcacacaaagatgtacagaaagatgtagagtgagtgtggttgtcgtgtgtgcagagtagtgcagagtatgcAAAGTGGTGCAATTATTGCGTGTGCGACagtcagctgaggtagaatgtcatgtcgtgtgggggtaagtccagaaagtccaggttcgaggtgttctggttgagggctaCAGTAAAGCTGTAAGCAGAAGGAATGATGTAGTGAAACCTATGCTATGGGAGAATGATTTCCCTATAGTGAATTTAATTTTCTTcacttttaaaaactttttaaaagcatttttaatgCTTGTGTAACTTCTACTGGTTACTTCTAGGAACAATTTTGTCTCTAGAACAGCATGTTGAATCAATCAGTTAAATATGATTTTGTCAATTTTTCTCCAGTGTTAAACAGGTTTCTTGTTTGTGTGAAGAGTTGCAAATGTGAATATGAAGCTTCTCTCACTTCAAAGGAGAATTTGTTAAGtaaatctatttaaatgtaaatgaaaatttattttttcctgtgcCATTTTTTCTGCTGTTCTACAGGTAATATATTTTTCAACAAACTAACATATCATTATATTACATCAATGATGTATGATGTCTAAATACTGTCAGACGTACAATATTTTCTTTGTTTAGATTTTACAAAATCTATTTGCATTTTCCCTTGGTTCTATTTAAATTTGTGTGAGAAATAAATTTAGTCTATCTATTGAGTTGAGTACTAAGATTTCTTTTCATAAAACTAAGATAAGCCCCGAACTGAGGGCACTTAGTGAAATGTCATCTCGGATTGTGTCTTTACTTGAACCAAATTGACATCATACTTGTGATTCTTAGAAAGCAATAAGGATTTTGATGTGAGGTGGCTAATGAAAACTGTGGACTACCATCAGTCAAGTCCAAAAAGATCAATACAAAGTATGTGGGAAACACAGACATGACCAGACACTGGGTTGCTTTACTGCGGATGCTCTGCCAGACCTTCACTGCAACTGTATTCATTCAGTTCTTGCTTGATCTTTGGGCATTTTATCCTCAGGTTTGCCTTCAGTAAGTGTTAGAATTTGTTGGGTTCACTCAGAGAAGAAACCTGAGTCAAGCTTTCACCCCTGTCTCTACTGATATCAGGGAAGCTTTTTGCCAAAGAACCACATAGAGACAGTAATTGAATAGCAAAACTCTTCagtatatttatttgtgtgcTCACCTGCACAAATATTACTCTTAAGCATTTTTGTCAATTTGTGCTTGTTTACCTTTTATTAattgtcctttttttattttaaattatttctcttttctgaTTGAGTAAGTATATGTGGTTCTGCGCCTCAGAtaaagaagaaacagaaagaacatCTCATGATGGAGAATGCCACAGTGACATGGAGTGTGCGGCCAGATGCAAAATCAGTCAAAAAATTATGGACACTTTCAACAGGTGCTGAAAAAAGCAAACCATCTAAAAGGTATAAAGTGGCATTACCTTTGTGGCATTAGTAGAGTAAatcacagttttattttatttattttatttatttattttttttacctttttgaCTCTTATTGGTGACATTAATGAGCAGAAAAGGATCACATGTGAAAGAATTGTTTCATTGCTCATCTGTGTTAAATGTAGTTTGGTTATCATTTGGTCTTGTTTAATTAATGACACTCACATCTTATTCATAGTCAGAATTTAACTCCACAGCAgttatgatgagtgtgttttaCATGTTTGATAAACTCGTTTACATACATATGAGGCATTAAACCAAAAAGGAGCAAATGTaggaagatttttttattttcctgcatTATTTCCTATTGTTTTTAGTTTACATTATTACACTCCCACAATGCAGTTCATCTATGACTTTCTCTCACTTCCCAAATGGTCATTTACAAAAGCATCAAAGATAGCATTATGCATGTGTCCAATTATccagaatttctttctttctttctttctttctttctttctttctttctttctttctttctttctttctttctttcttttcttttcttttcttttctttctgcctAAATTTTAAGGATGACTGGTTGGTGCATTTGGCACTTTggtcttggaaaaaaaaaaaggtcattaaCCTTTTTtaagagaaggaaaagaaaatggaaatcCCTTTCTATCTGCTGTGATGTAAATTCTCATAATTTGTTTGGCTCATGACGAGCACTGATTTGTGTACAAAATGGAGCAAAAGAATCAGTTTAGCTATTTAAGCAGTGAAGACCTGTAGGAGAGCTCAGATtcaaaaaatcagaaaaaaatttTCAGAGTTAAGGTATGTTTTGATGTCAGGTGATCAAATTGAATACAATCTCATTAGATGTAGTTGTTTGGTTATGGTCTAACAGTTCTTTCTCCTGTTCAATAAAAAGT
This portion of the Hemibagrus wyckioides isolate EC202008001 linkage group LG29, SWU_Hwy_1.0, whole genome shotgun sequence genome encodes:
- the LOC131348961 gene encoding C-type mannose receptor 2-like isoform X1 — encoded protein: MKQNLFLLYFTGLVPVIVSTLQTISHNYYVIMTKKSWPDAQNYCRMMYTDLATIVSDADYLQLKKELTRKGLVDPAWVGLYDTVDSWYWSLNNILLKKINFMNWSPGEPNNYAGKELCGIIIGTNGYWADKPCTGLRPFICYNANFSGADRFIGVASPLLSWSGAQDYCRKYHTDLASSLNSSDQAMLMRVSNIQGDSWFGLSRDSWKWLEGANASKVKWYPGQPSNNWGNEYCAGIFNGLFFDEPCATLRYFICDTISPVRSQTVKLQVKSDVRVFDPAVQSFILDQIKQTLKEHLVMENATVTWRVQPDGNIFHKKKQETIASKC
- the LOC131348961 gene encoding C-type lectin lectoxin-Lio3-like isoform X2 codes for the protein MKQNLFLLYFTANFSGADRFIGVASPLLSWSGAQDYCRKYHTDLASSLNSSDQAMLMRVSNIQGDSWFGLSRDSWKWLEGANASKVKWYPGQPSNNWGNEYCAGIFNGLFFDEPCATLRYFICDTISPVRSQTVKLQVKSDVRVFDPAVQSFILDQIKQTLKEHLVMENATVTWRVQPDGNIFHKKKQETIASKC